A part of Setaria viridis chromosome 8, Setaria_viridis_v4.0, whole genome shotgun sequence genomic DNA contains:
- the LOC140223649 gene encoding oryzain alpha chain-like, translating into MRRSTALMAAAAQLLLVSSLAVAYMSAVAYGKRSEEVETRRVFRDWMAEKKKTYSSIDEEEHRYAVFKENLRRYGKKHATADADGLLYHVGLNSFSDLTDEELDSMYKGGCVPMEFPGPRPQALPQN; encoded by the coding sequence ATGAGGAGGTCCACGGCtctcatggcggcggcggcgcagctgcTGCTGGTGTCGTCGCTAGCGGTGGCGTACATGTCGGCCGTAGCGTACGGTAAGAGGAGCGAGGAGGTGGAGACCCGCAGGGTGTTCAGGGACTGGATGGCCGAGAAAAAGAAGACCTACAGCTCCATCGACGAGGAGGAGCACCGGTACGCGGTGTTCAAGGAAAACCTCCGCCGCTACGGCAAGAAACACGCCACTGCCGACGCCGACGGGCTTCTCTACCACGTGGGGCTCAACAGCTTCAGTGACCTCACCGACGAGGAGCTCGACTCAATGTACAAAGGCGGTTGCGTGCCCATGGAATTTCCAGGTCCTCGGCCACAAGCGTTGCCACAGAACTGA